In one window of Posidoniimonas corsicana DNA:
- a CDS encoding NAD(P)/FAD-dependent oxidoreductase, whose protein sequence is MPEHVVIVGSGPAGWTAAIYAARANLSPVVFEGAVTEENRLSGTMPLGQLALTTEVENFPGFPAGDLSAYFKTSLSEEHHYLADMHKKEGVSGPELMHLMRQQATNFGTKVITDDIVDVDFSGRPFKLTSSQGETVEAHSVIIATGARANYLGLDSEEMYKNRGVSACAVCDGALPRFRNKPLVVVGGGDSAVEEADYLSKYASTVHLVHRRDTLRASKIMAERAEKNPKIQIEWNSEVGEVLGTDGDGVTGVTLKSTVDDSTRQLDAGGMFVAIGHTPNTRFLEGKVEMNDKKYLRWTVPFRTNTSVEGVFAAGDVADDYYRQAITAAGTGCMAALDAERWLAAQGL, encoded by the coding sequence GTGCCTGAACACGTCGTTATTGTTGGAAGCGGACCCGCCGGCTGGACCGCGGCCATCTACGCCGCCCGCGCCAACCTGAGCCCGGTGGTCTTCGAGGGGGCCGTGACCGAGGAGAACCGCCTGAGCGGCACCATGCCGCTGGGCCAGCTGGCCCTGACCACCGAGGTGGAGAACTTCCCGGGCTTCCCTGCGGGTGACCTCAGCGCGTACTTCAAGACGTCGCTGTCCGAGGAGCACCACTACCTGGCCGACATGCACAAGAAGGAGGGCGTGTCGGGCCCCGAGCTGATGCACCTGATGCGTCAGCAGGCGACCAACTTCGGCACGAAGGTCATCACGGACGACATCGTCGACGTCGACTTCAGCGGGCGCCCGTTCAAGCTCACCAGCAGCCAGGGCGAAACCGTCGAGGCCCACAGCGTGATCATCGCCACCGGCGCCCGGGCCAACTACCTCGGCCTGGACTCAGAAGAGATGTACAAGAACCGCGGCGTCAGCGCCTGTGCGGTCTGCGACGGGGCGCTGCCGCGTTTCCGCAACAAGCCGCTGGTGGTGGTGGGCGGCGGCGACTCGGCGGTCGAGGAGGCCGACTACCTGTCCAAGTACGCCAGCACCGTGCACCTGGTCCACCGCCGCGACACGCTCCGCGCCTCGAAGATCATGGCCGAGCGGGCGGAGAAAAACCCCAAGATCCAGATCGAGTGGAACAGCGAGGTCGGCGAGGTGCTGGGCACCGACGGCGACGGCGTGACCGGCGTGACCCTCAAGAGCACGGTCGACGACTCGACCCGCCAGCTGGACGCCGGCGGCATGTTTGTCGCGATCGGCCACACGCCCAACACGCGGTTTCTCGAGGGCAAGGTCGAGATGAACGACAAGAAGTACCTCAGGTGGACCGTGCCGTTCCGCACCAACACGAGCGTCGAGGGCGTGTTCGCCGCCGGCGACGTCGCGGACGACTACTACCGCCAGGCGATCACCGCGGCGGGCACCGGCTGCATGGCGGCGCTCGACGCCGAACGCTGGCTGGCCGCCCAGGGTCTGTAA